The Pseudomonas extremaustralis genome contains a region encoding:
- a CDS encoding cbb3-type cytochrome c oxidase subunit I, which translates to MRSANPYLKFQSQAVAKPYFVFALILFLGQVLFGLIMGLQYVVGDFLFPLIPFNVARMVHTNLLIVWLLFGFMGAAYYLVPEEADRELHSPKLAIVLFWVFAAAGVLTILGYLLVPYAALARLTHNELLPTMGREFLEQPTITKMGIVVVCLGFLYNIGMTLLKGRKTTVSMVMMTGLIGLAVFFLFSFYNPGNLARDKFYWWWVVHLWVEGVWELIMGSMLAFVLIKVTGVDREVVEKWLYVIIAMALITGIIGTGHHFFWIGAPQVWLWVGSIFSALEPLPFLAMVVFAFTMVKQRRRQHPNRAATLWAKGTTVTAFFGAGVWGFLHTLAPVNFYTHGTQLTAAHGHLAFFGAYAMIVMTLISYAMPRLRGLGEAPDERSQTLEIWGFWMMVLSMVMITLFLTAAGAVQVWLQRWQVDGVALPFMATVEHLQGLFWARLVSGVGFLLGLLCYLYSFRQRRGRVGVGVPIVH; encoded by the coding sequence ATGCGCAGTGCCAACCCCTATTTGAAATTCCAATCCCAGGCCGTGGCCAAACCCTACTTTGTGTTCGCCCTGATCCTGTTTCTCGGTCAGGTGCTGTTCGGGTTGATCATGGGCCTGCAATACGTGGTCGGTGACTTTCTGTTCCCGTTGATCCCCTTCAACGTGGCGCGGATGGTCCATACCAACCTGTTGATCGTCTGGCTGCTGTTCGGCTTTATGGGCGCCGCCTACTACCTGGTGCCCGAGGAGGCCGACCGCGAGCTGCACAGCCCCAAACTGGCGATTGTGCTGTTCTGGGTGTTCGCCGCCGCGGGGGTGTTGACCATCCTCGGCTACCTGCTGGTGCCGTATGCGGCGCTGGCCAGACTGACCCACAACGAATTGCTGCCGACCATGGGCCGCGAGTTCCTGGAGCAACCGACCATCACCAAAATGGGCATCGTCGTGGTGTGCCTGGGCTTTCTCTACAACATCGGCATGACCCTGCTCAAAGGCCGCAAGACCACGGTCAGCATGGTGATGATGACCGGGCTGATCGGTCTGGCGGTGTTCTTCCTGTTCTCCTTCTACAACCCCGGCAACCTCGCGCGCGACAAGTTCTACTGGTGGTGGGTGGTGCATCTTTGGGTGGAAGGCGTGTGGGAACTGATCATGGGGTCGATGCTGGCCTTCGTGCTGATCAAAGTCACCGGCGTCGACCGCGAAGTGGTGGAGAAATGGCTGTACGTGATCATCGCCATGGCATTGATCACCGGGATTATCGGCACCGGTCACCACTTCTTCTGGATCGGTGCGCCGCAGGTATGGCTGTGGGTCGGTTCGATCTTCTCGGCCCTGGAGCCGCTGCCGTTCCTGGCCATGGTGGTATTCGCCTTTACCATGGTCAAACAACGCCGCCGCCAGCACCCCAATCGGGCGGCCACGTTGTGGGCCAAGGGCACCACGGTCACGGCGTTTTTCGGCGCCGGGGTCTGGGGGTTCCTGCACACCCTGGCACCGGTCAACTTCTACACCCACGGCACCCAACTCACCGCGGCCCACGGCCACCTGGCCTTCTTCGGCGCCTACGCGATGATCGTGATGACCTTGATCAGCTACGCCATGCCCCGCTTGCGCGGTCTCGGTGAAGCGCCGGATGAGCGTTCGCAGACCCTGGAAATCTGGGGCTTCTGGATGATGGTGCTGTCCATGGTGATGATCACGCTGTTCCTCACCGCCGCAGGTGCCGTGCAGGTCTGGCTGCAACGCTGGCAGGTGGATGGCGTGGCGCTGCCGTTCATGGCCACGGTGGAGCATTTGCAGGGGCTGTTCTGGGCGCGCCTGGTCAGTGGCGTGGGTTTCCTGCTCGGGTTGCTCTGCTACCTGTACAGCTTCCGGCAACGGCGCGGCCGGGTCGGGGTCGGGGTGCCGATCGTTCACTAA
- a CDS encoding nitric oxide reductase activation protein NorD, protein MAFTLELEEWVGSAWHRFITRRASADFPAARVELVDRQRSLALLFRALGGASGISLEAASERDLLLRRNLLMRIAGTCKHAPLASCDGNRLRLPSSLAVYPTAALNLELYRWLTLLAAHAGPMTHWARDNQRWTWLLLQRYPVLLPSYRRLVDAHLALRPDPARLEPGEAALEKALCKALREPGSVRHLPRSERAAWPLPLWLYPAQHLDAPQALDLDDAEDDDLATHPGEQHGAPKRASRVDDPTRDGGLLVVRLENLFSWTEHVDLDRWTDDSEDPDAARVAEDLEQLSLSRQRVRKSGGLKLHLDLPPADVDDIPLGAGIKLPEWDYRQQCLQEGFVNLQLMQPRADAPQPLPDRLRGPAQRLRRQFQQLRTDRQWQRQQPQGAELDLQAWVDFQVQRQVGACTERGLYQEQRHTHRDLACLLLADVSMSTDAHLNDNQKVIDVIRDSLLLFAESLAGLGDGFALYGFSSLRRHDVRLQQLKTFEQPYDDRARGCIQALKPGYYTRMGAAIRQATRLLGACKQRRKLLLLLTDGKPNDLDLYEGRYGVEDTRQAVVEARRQGLIPFCITIDKQAGDYLPHMFGAHGYTLIRQPEHLPLRLPQLYRQLTERQ, encoded by the coding sequence ATGGCCTTTACCCTGGAGCTGGAAGAGTGGGTCGGCAGTGCCTGGCACCGCTTTATCACCCGGCGTGCGAGCGCCGATTTCCCGGCTGCGCGGGTCGAGCTTGTCGACCGCCAGCGCAGCCTGGCCCTGTTGTTTCGCGCCCTGGGCGGGGCCAGCGGGATTTCGCTGGAAGCGGCCAGCGAGCGCGACCTGCTGCTGCGCCGCAACCTCTTGATGCGCATCGCCGGCACCTGCAAGCACGCGCCGCTGGCCTCCTGCGATGGCAACCGCCTGCGCCTGCCGTCGAGCCTGGCGGTGTACCCCACGGCCGCGCTGAACCTGGAGTTGTATCGGTGGCTGACCCTGCTGGCGGCCCACGCCGGCCCCATGACCCACTGGGCCCGCGACAACCAGCGCTGGACCTGGCTGCTGCTGCAACGCTACCCGGTGCTGCTGCCCAGCTACCGGCGCCTGGTGGACGCCCACCTGGCCTTGCGTCCCGACCCGGCCCGCCTCGAGCCCGGCGAAGCCGCCCTGGAAAAAGCCTTGTGCAAGGCCCTGCGCGAACCCGGTAGCGTGCGCCACTTGCCGCGCAGCGAAAGGGCCGCCTGGCCGTTGCCATTGTGGCTGTACCCGGCGCAGCACCTGGACGCGCCCCAGGCCCTGGACCTTGACGACGCGGAGGACGACGACCTGGCCACGCACCCTGGCGAGCAACACGGTGCGCCCAAACGCGCCAGCCGCGTGGACGACCCGACCCGCGACGGCGGCCTGTTGGTGGTGCGCCTGGAAAACCTGTTCAGTTGGACCGAACATGTCGACCTCGATCGCTGGACCGACGACAGCGAAGACCCGGACGCCGCCCGCGTTGCCGAAGACCTGGAGCAGTTGAGCCTGTCGCGCCAGCGCGTGCGCAAGAGCGGCGGCCTCAAGCTGCACCTGGACCTGCCGCCCGCCGACGTCGATGACATCCCCCTCGGCGCCGGTATCAAGTTGCCCGAATGGGATTACCGCCAGCAATGTCTGCAGGAAGGCTTCGTCAACCTGCAACTGATGCAGCCGCGCGCCGATGCGCCGCAACCCTTGCCGGACCGATTGCGCGGCCCGGCCCAGCGTCTGCGTCGGCAGTTCCAGCAGCTGCGCACCGACCGCCAATGGCAGCGCCAGCAACCCCAGGGCGCCGAACTCGACCTGCAAGCCTGGGTGGATTTCCAGGTCCAGCGCCAGGTCGGCGCCTGCACCGAACGCGGCTTGTATCAGGAGCAACGGCACACTCACCGCGACCTGGCGTGCCTGCTGCTGGCGGACGTGTCGATGTCCACCGACGCGCATTTGAACGACAACCAAAAGGTCATCGACGTGATCCGCGACAGCCTGTTGCTGTTCGCTGAAAGCCTGGCTGGGCTGGGGGATGGGTTTGCGTTGTACGGCTTCTCGTCCTTGCGCCGGCATGACGTACGCCTGCAACAGCTCAAGACCTTCGAGCAACCTTATGACGACCGTGCCCGTGGCTGCATCCAGGCGCTCAAACCGGGTTACTACACACGCATGGGCGCCGCGATTCGCCAGGCCACGCGCTTGCTGGGCGCGTGCAAACAGCGGCGCAAGTTGTTGTTGCTACTGACCGATGGCAAGCCCAATGACCTGGATTTGTATGAAGGCCGCTACGGCGTCGAGGACACCCGCCAGGCGGTGGTGGAGGCGCGGCGCCAGGGCCTGATCCCGTTCTGCATCACCATCGACAAACAGGCCGGGGACTACTTGCCGCACATGTTCGGTGCCCATGGCTACACCCTGATCCGCCAGCCGGAACACTTGCCGTTGCGCCTGCCGCAGTTGTATCGGCAGTTGACCGAACGTCAGTAG
- a CDS encoding Crp/Fnr family transcriptional regulator, with the protein MNAPLILREPGKVLHRVHHQILRGHHLFEPLNEQELDELMASSQLLSIDKGEPLFRQGEPADAFYFVIAGAVKIYRLTPDGQEKVFEVISERQTFAEAMMLMDTPNYVACAEAVCPTQLYRVSNATYMRLLRGNSRLTFALLGKLCVRLHQRVNEIETLSLKNATHRVVRYLLTQLMHLSSTDSCFELPMAKQLIAGHLSIQPETFSRIIRRLIDEKIITQDGRQIVILDRLRLEQFE; encoded by the coding sequence GTGAACGCGCCGCTGATACTCAGGGAACCAGGCAAGGTCTTGCATCGCGTGCACCATCAAATCCTGCGCGGCCACCACTTGTTCGAGCCGCTGAACGAGCAGGAACTCGACGAGTTGATGGCCAGCAGTCAGTTGCTCAGCATCGACAAGGGCGAGCCGCTGTTCCGCCAGGGCGAACCTGCCGATGCGTTCTACTTCGTGATTGCTGGCGCGGTGAAGATCTACCGGCTGACCCCCGATGGCCAGGAGAAGGTCTTCGAGGTGATCAGCGAGCGGCAGACCTTCGCCGAAGCCATGATGCTGATGGACACCCCCAACTATGTGGCCTGCGCCGAAGCGGTGTGCCCCACGCAGTTGTACCGCGTGTCCAACGCCACCTACATGCGCCTGTTGCGCGGCAACAGCCGCCTGACCTTCGCCCTGCTCGGCAAGTTGTGCGTGCGCCTGCACCAGCGGGTCAACGAGATCGAAACCCTGTCGCTGAAAAACGCCACGCACCGCGTGGTGCGCTACCTGCTGACCCAATTGATGCACTTGTCCAGCACCGACAGTTGTTTCGAGCTGCCCATGGCCAAGCAATTGATCGCCGGGCATTTGTCGATCCAGCCGGAGACGTTCTCGCGGATTATCCGGCGCCTGATCGATGAAAAAATCATCACCCAGGACGGTCGCCAGATTGTCATTCTCGATCGCCTGCGCCTGGAGCAGTTCGAGTGA